A portion of the Natronococcus sp. AD-5 genome contains these proteins:
- a CDS encoding type 1 glutamine amidotransferase — translation MASPTILVVHNEVDEAYDYHRIALAGYFPGCLECDFPAGDRPDLEGVDGVVLTGSTAGVYEVDDEPWIADQRELVRELVERETPTLGVCFGHQIANDALGGRVEHVGTTHRLVAVELASDPLFDGVEPVVPAVHGDAVLEPGEGMATIARTDYYPHFGTRHEDAPLWTIQFHPEFTSDFHEEIETDFGWTETEYSYEDVTAHRIFENFVSLIREAAGD, via the coding sequence AGGCGTACGACTATCACAGGATCGCGCTCGCCGGTTACTTTCCCGGCTGCCTCGAGTGCGACTTTCCGGCCGGCGACCGCCCCGACCTCGAGGGCGTCGACGGCGTCGTCCTGACGGGGAGCACGGCCGGGGTCTACGAGGTCGACGACGAGCCGTGGATCGCGGATCAGCGGGAACTCGTTCGCGAACTCGTCGAGCGGGAGACGCCGACGCTGGGCGTCTGTTTCGGCCACCAGATCGCGAACGACGCCCTCGGCGGGCGGGTCGAACACGTCGGGACGACGCACCGGCTGGTCGCGGTGGAACTCGCTTCGGATCCGCTGTTCGACGGCGTCGAACCGGTCGTTCCGGCGGTCCACGGCGACGCCGTGCTGGAACCCGGCGAGGGAATGGCGACCATCGCGAGGACCGACTACTACCCCCACTTCGGGACGAGACACGAGGACGCGCCGCTGTGGACGATCCAGTTTCACCCGGAGTTCACGAGCGATTTCCACGAGGAGATCGAGACGGACTTCGGATGGACCGAGACGGAGTACTCCTACGAGGACGTGACCGCCCACCGGATCTTCGAGAACTTCGTCTCGCTGATCCGGGAGGCGGCCGGCGACTGA
- a CDS encoding DUF7553 family protein — protein MAQEFKQVRDELEKAAKTADDDGLRDDLREQVDAFEDYTIGDHEPDHAILDEHLNQLRQLSQDASDDTKDRIEKALETAEDYREGVDQA, from the coding sequence ATGGCTCAGGAATTCAAACAGGTTCGCGACGAACTCGAGAAAGCGGCGAAGACGGCCGACGACGACGGCCTCCGCGACGACCTCCGCGAGCAAGTCGACGCGTTCGAAGACTACACCATCGGCGACCACGAGCCCGACCACGCGATCCTCGACGAGCACCTCAATCAGCTCAGACAGCTCAGCCAGGACGCGAGCGACGACACGAAAGATCGGATCGAAAAGGCGCTCGAGACGGCCGAGGACTACCGCGAAGGCGTCGACCAGGCCTGA
- a CDS encoding DUF2267 domain-containing protein, which translates to MEHEAFVDTVSDRTDSDTDAAADAARAVLTTLGERLSEDQARDLASQLPGEFSTHLTEGESGQRFSEEEFVSRVDQRMDTVELTGELATTRVMGTLLEAVDESERAAVVDQFEHYGFEELLSETNSDVDVSDRSPRER; encoded by the coding sequence ATGGAGCACGAGGCATTCGTCGACACCGTGAGCGACCGTACCGACAGCGACACCGACGCCGCGGCGGACGCGGCGCGAGCCGTCCTGACGACGCTCGGCGAACGACTGAGCGAGGACCAGGCGCGCGACCTGGCGTCTCAGCTCCCCGGCGAGTTTAGCACCCATCTCACCGAGGGCGAGTCCGGCCAGCGCTTCTCGGAGGAAGAGTTCGTTTCGCGGGTCGACCAGCGCATGGACACGGTCGAACTCACCGGCGAGCTGGCGACGACCAGGGTGATGGGAACGCTGCTCGAGGCGGTCGACGAGAGCGAACGCGCCGCCGTCGTCGACCAGTTCGAACACTACGGGTTCGAGGAACTGCTCTCGGAGACGAACAGCGACGTCGACGTCAGCGACCGATCGCCGCGGGAACGGTAA
- a CDS encoding DUF2267 domain-containing protein, with product MERHDFYQSVEQRANLADETDARNATQAVCSALGERLDEHRSHHLADDLPEEINDHLTDGASGQRLSYDEFRSRVEERTDRAEIGEPERLSRAVVETLLEHVDDEEADDLRDRLEEFGYDEIVPDR from the coding sequence ATGGAACGTCACGACTTCTATCAGTCCGTCGAGCAACGAGCGAACCTCGCCGACGAGACCGACGCCCGGAACGCGACGCAGGCGGTCTGCTCCGCCCTGGGCGAACGACTCGACGAACACCGGTCCCACCACCTCGCGGACGACCTGCCGGAGGAGATCAACGATCACCTCACCGACGGTGCCTCGGGGCAGCGACTCTCGTACGACGAGTTCCGCTCGCGGGTCGAAGAGCGAACCGACCGCGCCGAGATCGGCGAGCCCGAACGCCTCTCGCGGGCCGTCGTCGAGACGCTGCTCGAGCACGTCGACGACGAGGAGGCGGACGACCTGCGGGACCGCCTCGAGGAGTTCGGATACGACGAGATCGTTCCGGACCGCTGA
- a CDS encoding saccharopine dehydrogenase family protein, with the protein MPTLLCYGSYGFVGDLIAREAIDRDVNLVLAGRDGDRLSEQVDELDRPGRRFDLDDPETVADALEDVDCVLNCAGPFSNTAEPLVDGCLRSGTDYVDITGEIPVIESIHDRDEEAVDADVTLLPSAGLSTVPMDCLAAHLAERLPDATSLALGVDSFRPPSIGTVRTVIEGADTGGAIRRDGRLEPVPTAWRTREIDFGRGARPAVTMPMGDVSTAHYTTGIPNVEVYAVMPEPARTALRLHRYLAPAFELTPVEWTLKKLAGFVREGPGEWSRERGSAYIWGEARTDGDDERVVSRLQTPDPYIVTVNAAVATAERVLAGDADSGFQTPAGAFGADFVLELDGVEGFFDESAPDSSSAINPLLR; encoded by the coding sequence ATGCCCACGCTCCTGTGCTACGGCTCGTACGGCTTCGTCGGCGACCTGATCGCCCGCGAAGCGATCGACCGCGACGTGAACCTCGTCCTCGCCGGTCGCGACGGCGACCGGCTCTCGGAGCAGGTGGACGAACTCGACCGGCCGGGCCGCCGGTTCGACCTCGACGATCCGGAGACCGTCGCGGACGCGCTCGAGGACGTCGACTGCGTCCTGAACTGCGCGGGTCCGTTCTCGAACACCGCGGAACCGCTCGTCGACGGCTGTCTGCGGAGCGGGACGGACTACGTCGACATCACCGGCGAGATTCCGGTCATCGAGTCGATCCACGACCGGGACGAGGAGGCGGTCGACGCCGACGTGACGCTCCTTCCGTCGGCCGGACTCTCCACGGTTCCGATGGACTGTCTCGCCGCGCACCTCGCCGAGCGGCTCCCGGACGCGACGTCGCTCGCGCTCGGCGTCGACTCGTTCCGGCCGCCCTCCATCGGCACGGTCAGGACGGTGATCGAGGGGGCCGATACCGGCGGGGCGATCCGTCGCGACGGCCGACTCGAGCCCGTACCGACCGCGTGGCGAACGCGGGAGATCGACTTCGGTCGCGGCGCTCGCCCGGCCGTCACGATGCCGATGGGCGACGTATCGACCGCGCACTACACGACCGGTATCCCGAACGTCGAGGTGTACGCGGTCATGCCCGAACCCGCTCGGACCGCCCTCAGGCTCCACCGCTACCTCGCCCCCGCGTTCGAACTGACGCCGGTCGAGTGGACGCTGAAGAAACTCGCCGGCTTCGTCCGCGAGGGCCCCGGGGAGTGGTCGCGCGAGCGCGGCTCGGCCTACATCTGGGGCGAGGCGCGTACCGACGGTGACGACGAGCGCGTCGTCTCCCGGCTGCAGACGCCCGATCCGTACATCGTGACCGTCAACGCCGCCGTGGCGACGGCCGAGCGCGTGCTCGCAGGCGACGCCGATAGCGGGTTCCAGACGCCGGCCGGCGCGTTCGGCGCCGACTTCGTCCTCGAACTCGACGGCGTCGAGGGATTCTTCGACGAGTCGGCGCCGGACTCGTCGTCGGCGATCAATCCGCTGCTGCGGTAG
- a CDS encoding ORC1-type DNA replication protein, with amino-acid sequence MADDPEEGMLSWDESVFRNEHVFEIDYVPETFKHRESQTRNLTYALRPAVRGSRPLNVMVRGPPGTGKTTAIQKLFDEVGTQTSDVRTIRVNCQVNSTRYSVFSRLFEGTFDYEPPSSGISFKKLFGQIAEKLVEDDRVLVVALDDVNYLFYENEASDTLYSLLRAHEEYPGAKIGVIVVSSDPALEVIDELDSRVQSVFRPEEVYFPVYDQPEIVDILAERVERGFRDGVISRDTLEHVADRTAESGDLRVGIDLLRRAGLNAEMRASRTVEMEDVEQAHEKSKYINLSRSLSGLSDTERALLEVIANHDGEQAGEVYETFHEATELGYTRYSEIVNKLDQLGLIDADYADIEGRGRSRSLSLSYEKDAILDRLE; translated from the coding sequence ATGGCAGACGACCCCGAGGAGGGGATGTTGTCGTGGGACGAGTCCGTGTTTAGAAACGAGCACGTCTTCGAAATCGACTACGTTCCCGAGACGTTCAAACACCGCGAGAGCCAGACTCGAAACCTCACGTACGCGTTACGGCCAGCGGTGCGCGGGTCGCGACCGTTAAACGTCATGGTGCGGGGACCGCCCGGAACGGGGAAGACGACGGCGATCCAGAAACTGTTCGACGAGGTCGGGACCCAGACCAGCGACGTGCGCACGATCCGCGTCAACTGTCAGGTCAACTCCACCCGCTACTCGGTGTTTTCGCGGCTGTTCGAGGGGACGTTCGACTACGAACCGCCCTCGTCGGGTATCTCGTTCAAGAAGCTCTTCGGCCAGATCGCCGAGAAACTCGTCGAGGACGACCGCGTGCTGGTCGTCGCGCTCGACGACGTCAACTACCTCTTCTACGAGAACGAGGCCTCCGACACGCTGTACTCGCTCCTGCGCGCCCACGAGGAGTATCCCGGCGCGAAGATCGGGGTCATCGTCGTCTCCTCGGATCCCGCGCTCGAGGTCATCGACGAACTCGACTCCCGCGTCCAGAGCGTCTTCCGGCCCGAGGAGGTTTACTTCCCGGTGTACGACCAGCCCGAGATCGTCGACATCCTCGCCGAGCGCGTCGAGCGCGGCTTCCGCGACGGCGTCATCTCGCGGGACACTCTCGAGCACGTCGCCGACCGGACGGCCGAGAGCGGCGACCTCCGGGTCGGGATCGACCTGCTGCGTCGCGCGGGGCTCAACGCCGAGATGCGCGCCAGCCGCACCGTCGAGATGGAGGACGTCGAACAGGCCCACGAGAAGTCGAAGTACATCAACCTCTCGCGGAGCCTCTCCGGACTCTCGGACACCGAGCGGGCGCTGCTCGAGGTCATCGCCAACCACGACGGCGAGCAGGCCGGCGAGGTGTACGAAACCTTCCACGAGGCGACGGAGCTCGGCTACACGCGCTACTCCGAGATCGTCAACAAGCTCGACCAGCTCGGACTGATCGACGCCGACTACGCCGATATCGAGGGCCGGGGCCGCTCGCGCTCGCTGTCGCTGTCCTACGAGAAGGACGCGATACTCGACCGGCTCGAGTGA
- the glmS gene encoding glutamine--fructose-6-phosphate transaminase (isomerizing) gives MCGIIARIGSDDAADTLLTGLENLEYRGYDSAGIAVQNGSGVKVHKTSGEVSDLKSKLNYLPSGNVGIGHTRWSTHGPPTEENAHPHTDSAGDVAVVHNGVIDNYEELRTALSEKGHVFQSDTDTEVIPHLIDEYRGEMTTEEAVREAVDTLEGSYAIAAIIDGEDRVYAARKGSPLVLGLGADDWFLASDVPAFLDYTDQVIYLEDGDAVVLEPDSYRITDLEGEPVHRETDTVDWDPEDAGKGEFDHYMKKEIHSQPTALSNTIEGRVEDGAVALESLPAGSFPDVEEVQFVACGTSYHAALYGAQLLKASGVRAEVIRASEYDSASSPVDEGTLTVAVTQSGETADTLQAVREATDRGARTLAVTNVVGSTIARETDDAMYIRAGPEVGVAATKTFSSQAVSLALISQRIAADVPHAAPVDDLEEMLESLEDLPAHVEQILETTDAERLAKRFIDSEAFFFIGNGLGHPVALEGALKFKEITYEHAEGFASGELKHGPLALVTEQTPVFAVCTGGNDGKTKTNAIEAQTRGASIVAVSPDDHPVVNTAEAHLSVPDTHPVWAGLLANVQLQLVSYYAADLLDRPIDKPRNLAKSVTVE, from the coding sequence ATGTGCGGGATCATCGCACGAATCGGCTCCGACGACGCCGCCGACACGCTGCTGACCGGACTCGAGAACCTCGAGTACCGCGGCTACGACTCGGCGGGGATCGCCGTTCAGAACGGCTCGGGCGTGAAAGTCCATAAGACCTCCGGCGAGGTCTCGGACCTAAAGTCCAAGCTGAACTACCTGCCGAGCGGAAACGTCGGGATCGGCCACACCCGCTGGAGTACGCACGGTCCGCCGACCGAGGAGAACGCGCACCCGCACACGGACTCCGCCGGCGACGTCGCCGTCGTCCACAACGGCGTCATCGACAACTACGAGGAGCTCCGCACGGCGTTGAGCGAGAAGGGCCACGTCTTCCAGAGCGACACCGACACCGAAGTCATCCCGCACCTCATCGACGAGTACCGCGGCGAGATGACGACCGAGGAGGCGGTTCGCGAGGCGGTCGACACGCTCGAGGGAAGCTACGCGATCGCGGCGATCATCGACGGCGAAGACCGCGTCTACGCGGCCCGGAAGGGCTCTCCGCTCGTACTCGGTCTCGGCGCCGACGACTGGTTCCTCGCGAGCGACGTCCCGGCCTTCCTCGACTACACCGATCAGGTCATCTACCTCGAGGACGGCGATGCCGTCGTTCTCGAGCCCGACTCGTACAGAATCACCGACCTCGAGGGCGAACCGGTTCACCGCGAGACCGACACGGTCGACTGGGACCCCGAGGACGCCGGCAAGGGCGAGTTCGACCACTACATGAAAAAGGAGATCCACAGCCAGCCGACGGCGCTCTCGAACACGATCGAGGGCCGCGTCGAGGACGGCGCGGTCGCCCTCGAATCCCTGCCGGCGGGCTCCTTTCCGGACGTCGAAGAGGTCCAGTTCGTCGCCTGCGGAACCTCGTATCACGCCGCGCTCTACGGCGCCCAGCTGCTGAAGGCGTCGGGCGTCCGCGCGGAAGTGATCCGCGCGAGCGAGTACGACTCCGCCTCGAGCCCCGTCGACGAGGGCACCCTGACGGTCGCCGTCACCCAGAGCGGCGAGACCGCGGACACGCTCCAGGCGGTCCGCGAGGCGACCGACCGCGGCGCGCGAACCCTCGCGGTCACGAACGTCGTCGGCTCGACGATCGCTCGCGAGACCGACGACGCGATGTACATCCGCGCCGGTCCGGAGGTCGGCGTCGCCGCGACGAAGACGTTCTCCTCGCAGGCGGTCTCCCTCGCGCTGATCAGCCAACGCATCGCGGCCGACGTCCCGCACGCCGCGCCCGTCGACGACCTCGAGGAGATGCTCGAGAGCCTCGAGGACCTCCCCGCGCACGTCGAGCAGATCCTCGAGACCACCGACGCCGAACGCCTCGCCAAGCGGTTCATCGACAGCGAGGCGTTCTTCTTCATCGGCAACGGCCTCGGCCACCCCGTCGCGCTCGAGGGCGCGCTGAAGTTCAAGGAGATCACCTACGAGCACGCCGAAGGGTTCGCCTCCGGCGAACTCAAACACGGGCCGCTGGCGCTCGTTACCGAGCAGACGCCGGTGTTCGCGGTCTGTACCGGCGGCAACGACGGGAAGACGAAGACGAACGCCATCGAGGCTCAGACGCGCGGCGCGTCGATCGTCGCCGTCTCGCCGGACGACCATCCGGTCGTCAACACCGCCGAGGCACACCTCTCGGTTCCCGATACGCATCCCGTCTGGGCCGGGCTGCTCGCGAACGTTCAGCTCCAGCTCGTCTCCTACTACGCCGCGGACCTGCTCGACCGACCGATCGACAAGCCGCGCAACCTGGCGAAGAGCGTCACCGTCGAGTGA
- a CDS encoding helix-turn-helix transcriptional regulator, whose protein sequence is MEPSTIDIVSASVFSDALPVDVDAPAAALVSSTDGAVFRSATVVPVGDGSVSTVVHFLNGTPIWEFALVAVAVLIIGVLIGARLIEALSNRDIDLDPMAALSSQEEDDEADDEPADDEPAHTYEAYISPDTPDELLSDRGQIIRILVENDGRTYQYRIVEETGWSKSKVSRLLSEMHERGEIGKVSVGRENAIVLADHGPDGSDQAGDPSATVRKSPQ, encoded by the coding sequence ATGGAGCCCAGCACGATCGATATCGTATCCGCATCCGTCTTCAGCGACGCACTGCCCGTCGACGTCGACGCCCCCGCGGCCGCGTTGGTTTCGTCGACCGACGGTGCAGTATTCCGATCAGCAACGGTCGTTCCCGTCGGTGACGGGAGCGTCTCGACGGTCGTTCACTTCCTGAACGGAACCCCTATCTGGGAGTTCGCACTGGTAGCCGTTGCAGTCTTGATCATCGGCGTACTCATCGGGGCGCGCCTCATCGAGGCGTTGTCGAACCGCGACATCGATCTCGATCCGATGGCGGCACTGTCGAGCCAGGAGGAGGACGACGAAGCCGACGACGAGCCGGCGGACGACGAACCGGCGCACACGTACGAGGCGTACATCTCGCCGGACACGCCGGACGAACTGCTGAGCGACAGGGGACAGATTATCCGGATACTCGTCGAGAACGACGGTCGGACGTATCAGTATCGCATCGTCGAGGAGACGGGCTGGTCGAAATCGAAGGTCAGCCGTCTCCTCTCGGAGATGCACGAACGCGGCGAGATCGGTAAGGTCTCGGTCGGTCGAGAGAACGCGATCGTCCTCGCCGATCACGGACCGGACGGCTCCGACCAGGCCGGCGATCCGTCGGCTACCGTCAGAAAGTCGCCGCAGTAA
- a CDS encoding nucleotide sugar dehydrogenase, translating into MTPPLSDTERRTDGRESDHQTDGPQDGDVLLEQSVEERVQDATVCVVGLGYVGLPLAVGFAQADYRVIGFDVDDSKVETLQNGVDTTGDLSDDDILDGDVTYTTDAAAIRDADYVLVTVPTPVEDERPNLAFIESAAETLGEHVERGTTVVLESTVYPGVTREVFAPAIEDASGLEAGEDFFVGYSPERATPGDGEHSLENVVKVVSGQNETVREDVATLYESVVDAGVHRASSIEVAEACKVIENVQRDVNIALMNELSMVFEEMGLDTHEVLEAAGTKWNFHDYRPGLVGGHCIPVDPYFFAHRAKKAGADPELILTGRKVNESMPGHVADLTVKALNDCHKTLRESRVLVLGLSYKRNVADIRSSKVANVIDQLQEFDVDIVGHDPHADGEAVERAFDIDVQESLSFENFDGVLLATPHAEFERIDLEEMATALNDDAALVDVAGVFDADDATEEGLVYRRV; encoded by the coding sequence ATGACCCCACCACTTAGCGACACCGAGAGGCGAACGGACGGACGAGAGAGCGATCACCAGACGGACGGCCCCCAGGACGGGGACGTCCTCCTCGAGCAGTCGGTGGAAGAGCGCGTCCAGGACGCGACGGTCTGCGTGGTCGGTCTCGGCTACGTCGGGCTCCCCCTCGCGGTCGGGTTCGCGCAGGCGGACTACCGCGTCATCGGCTTCGACGTCGATGATTCGAAGGTCGAGACGCTGCAGAACGGGGTCGACACGACCGGGGACCTCTCGGACGACGATATCCTCGACGGTGACGTCACGTACACGACCGACGCGGCCGCGATCCGCGACGCGGACTACGTGCTCGTCACGGTCCCGACCCCCGTCGAGGACGAGCGGCCGAACCTGGCGTTCATCGAGAGCGCCGCCGAAACCCTCGGCGAGCACGTAGAGCGCGGCACCACCGTGGTCCTCGAGTCGACGGTCTACCCGGGCGTCACGCGCGAGGTGTTCGCGCCGGCCATCGAGGACGCCTCCGGACTCGAAGCCGGCGAAGACTTCTTCGTCGGCTACTCCCCCGAGCGGGCGACACCCGGCGACGGGGAACACTCGCTCGAGAACGTCGTCAAGGTCGTCAGCGGGCAGAACGAGACCGTCCGGGAGGACGTCGCGACGCTCTACGAGTCCGTCGTCGACGCGGGCGTCCACCGCGCCTCCTCGATCGAGGTCGCCGAGGCGTGTAAGGTCATCGAGAACGTCCAGCGCGACGTCAACATCGCGCTGATGAACGAGCTCTCGATGGTCTTCGAGGAGATGGGACTCGACACCCACGAGGTCCTCGAGGCGGCGGGGACGAAGTGGAACTTCCACGACTACCGGCCGGGGCTCGTCGGCGGACACTGCATTCCCGTCGATCCGTACTTCTTCGCCCACCGGGCGAAGAAGGCGGGCGCCGACCCCGAACTGATCCTGACCGGTCGGAAGGTCAACGAATCGATGCCCGGACACGTGGCCGACCTGACGGTCAAGGCGCTCAACGACTGTCACAAGACCCTTCGAGAGAGCCGCGTGCTCGTGCTCGGACTCTCGTACAAGCGAAACGTCGCGGACATCCGCAGTTCGAAGGTCGCGAACGTCATCGACCAGCTCCAGGAGTTCGACGTCGACATCGTCGGCCACGATCCGCACGCGGACGGCGAGGCCGTCGAGCGGGCGTTCGACATCGACGTCCAGGAGTCGCTCTCGTTCGAGAACTTCGACGGTGTCCTGCTGGCGACTCCGCACGCCGAGTTCGAGCGTATCGACCTCGAGGAGATGGCGACGGCGCTCAACGACGACGCCGCGCTGGTCGACGTCGCGGGAGTGTTCGACGCGGACGACGCGACCGAGGAAGGACTCGTCTACCGGAGGGTATAA
- a CDS encoding glycosyltransferase family 2 protein — MYRGHTIGVIVPAYNEESHVGGVLETMPEFVDRIYAVDDRSTDDTWEIIREYAAASRRSTDEERVDSAADERPAPYASLPDGGTIEGTEIVAIRHEENQGAGGALRTGYVRARDDGMDVVVTIDADGQMDPDQLPKLLDPIVEGEADYAKGNRLADRESRREMPPFRLFGNWLLTQLTKIASGYWTLQDPQNGYTAITNEALSAVDIESLPDDHEYPNDLLVRLNVAGMRVADVSMPAKYADEESTIDYKRFIPITSVTLLHGFLRRMRVRLADDRGDPAALGYLIGVASLAGAVAFAVAAGVNAIQDETPLRELFTTGLAFAASAVVFLVAMGIDAAANAGKGVRR; from the coding sequence ATGTATCGCGGTCACACGATCGGCGTCATCGTGCCGGCGTACAACGAGGAATCGCACGTCGGGGGCGTGCTCGAGACGATGCCCGAGTTCGTCGACCGGATCTACGCCGTCGACGACCGATCGACCGACGACACCTGGGAAATCATTCGGGAGTACGCGGCCGCCTCGAGACGGTCGACCGACGAGGAACGCGTGGATTCGGCTGCCGACGAGCGGCCCGCACCGTACGCCTCGCTCCCCGACGGCGGAACGATCGAGGGGACGGAGATCGTCGCGATCCGTCACGAGGAAAACCAGGGCGCAGGTGGGGCGCTCAGGACCGGCTACGTCCGCGCACGCGACGACGGAATGGACGTCGTCGTCACGATTGACGCGGACGGCCAGATGGATCCCGATCAGCTTCCGAAGCTGCTCGATCCGATCGTCGAGGGCGAGGCCGACTACGCGAAGGGCAACCGGCTCGCCGACCGGGAGAGCCGACGGGAGATGCCGCCGTTTCGCCTGTTCGGCAACTGGCTGTTGACCCAGTTGACGAAGATCGCCAGCGGCTACTGGACCCTCCAGGACCCGCAGAACGGCTACACCGCGATCACCAACGAGGCGCTGTCGGCGGTCGACATCGAGTCGCTGCCGGACGATCACGAGTACCCCAACGATCTGCTCGTCAGGCTGAACGTCGCGGGGATGCGCGTCGCCGACGTCTCGATGCCCGCCAAGTACGCCGACGAGGAGAGCACCATCGACTACAAGCGATTCATCCCGATCACGTCGGTGACGCTGCTGCACGGCTTCCTCCGGCGGATGCGAGTGCGCCTCGCCGACGACCGCGGCGACCCGGCCGCACTGGGTTACCTGATCGGCGTCGCGTCGCTGGCCGGAGCCGTCGCGTTCGCCGTCGCTGCCGGCGTGAACGCCATCCAGGATGAGACGCCGCTTCGCGAACTGTTTACGACCGGTCTCGCGTTCGCCGCGAGTGCAGTCGTCTTCCTGGTCGCGATGGGGATCGACGCCGCCGCGAACGCGGGCAAGGGGGTGCGTCGTTAA
- a CDS encoding DUF354 domain-containing protein, with protein MRAIVTIQHPGHVHFFKHAIAELESNGHSVHVFARRNEVVAELLETYDIDHEILAGESNSLLSLAAVQATYETRLLARARKIKPDVITAIGGPAATHVAKLVGAKSVVFYDTEHATLIKRLAYPFADVICTPECYDGDIGPKKVEYAGYHELAYLHPDRFEPAPAILEEAGLEPDDTFVVMRLSSWDSSHDMGQGGFDDPVEAVERLEDAGAEVLLTSEVPLPAELESNRLTTSPERMHDLLAYADCFVGEGATMAAEAAVLGTPAVYVNSLSLGYTTELEEEYGLVFNFNGSDRHARSLEKAVSIIEADDAEKWNRRRERLLADRIDVTDVIVREVETVSGIDPDRSALAANAD; from the coding sequence ATGCGCGCCATCGTGACGATCCAGCATCCCGGACACGTCCACTTCTTCAAACACGCCATCGCGGAGCTTGAGTCCAACGGCCACAGCGTCCACGTCTTCGCGCGTCGGAACGAGGTCGTCGCCGAACTGCTCGAGACCTACGACATCGACCACGAGATCCTGGCCGGCGAGTCGAACTCGCTGCTCTCGCTGGCGGCGGTGCAGGCGACCTACGAGACGCGACTGCTGGCCCGGGCCCGCAAGATCAAACCCGACGTGATCACCGCGATCGGCGGCCCCGCCGCGACCCACGTCGCGAAACTCGTCGGCGCGAAGAGCGTCGTCTTCTACGACACCGAGCACGCGACGCTCATAAAGCGACTTGCGTACCCGTTCGCCGACGTCATCTGCACGCCCGAGTGTTACGACGGCGACATCGGCCCGAAAAAGGTCGAGTACGCGGGCTACCACGAACTCGCTTACCTCCACCCCGACCGATTCGAACCCGCTCCCGCGATCCTCGAGGAGGCCGGACTGGAACCCGACGACACGTTCGTCGTGATGCGGCTGAGTAGCTGGGATTCCTCGCACGATATGGGCCAGGGCGGCTTCGACGATCCGGTCGAGGCCGTCGAGCGCCTCGAGGACGCCGGCGCCGAGGTCCTGCTCACCTCGGAGGTCCCCCTTCCCGCCGAACTCGAATCGAACCGGCTCACGACGTCGCCGGAGCGGATGCACGACCTGCTCGCGTACGCCGACTGTTTCGTCGGCGAGGGCGCGACGATGGCCGCCGAGGCCGCGGTGCTCGGCACGCCGGCGGTGTACGTCAACTCCCTGTCGCTCGGGTACACGACCGAACTCGAGGAGGAGTACGGCCTCGTGTTCAACTTCAACGGATCGGACCGCCACGCTCGCTCGCTCGAGAAGGCGGTGTCGATCATCGAAGCGGACGACGCCGAGAAGTGGAACCGTCGACGCGAACGACTGCTCGCCGACCGGATCGACGTGACCGACGTCATCGTCAGGGAGGTCGAAACCGTCTCCGGGATCGACCCCGATCGGTCGGCGCTCGCTGCCAACGCTGACTGA